One region of Streptomyces leeuwenhoekii genomic DNA includes:
- a CDS encoding acyl-CoA dehydrogenase family protein, which yields MRRTVFNEDHEAFRETLRAFIEAEVVPVYDEWFQAGQAPREFYYKLAELGLFGINVPEEYGGAGLETHKFEAIQYEETARAGVSFGGSGVHVLLALPYIKMLATDEQKKRYLPKFVSGEEMWAIAMTEPGTGSDLAGMKSTAKLSEDGTHYVLNGAKTFITGGVHADKVIVCARTAPPTAEDRRFGISLFAVDTKSEGYSVGRKLDKLGLRTSDTAELAFVDVKVPVEDLLGEENKGFYYLGANLPSERWGIAYGAYAQAKAAVRFAQQYVQERTVFGKPVAAFQNTKFELAACQAEVDAAEAVADRALEALDAGELTAAEAASAKLFCTEVAHRVIDRCLQLHGGYGYMNEYPIARLYADNRVNRIYGGTSEVMKMIIAKDMGL from the coding sequence GTGCGCCGTACGGTGTTCAACGAGGATCACGAGGCGTTCCGGGAGACCCTTCGCGCCTTCATCGAGGCGGAGGTCGTGCCCGTCTACGACGAGTGGTTCCAGGCCGGCCAGGCGCCGCGCGAGTTCTACTACAAGCTCGCCGAGCTGGGCCTGTTCGGCATCAACGTCCCCGAGGAGTACGGCGGCGCCGGCCTGGAGACGCACAAGTTCGAGGCCATCCAGTACGAGGAGACCGCCCGCGCGGGCGTCAGCTTCGGCGGCTCCGGCGTGCACGTCCTGCTCGCCCTGCCCTACATCAAGATGCTCGCCACCGACGAGCAGAAGAAGCGCTACCTGCCGAAGTTCGTCTCCGGCGAGGAGATGTGGGCGATCGCGATGACCGAGCCGGGCACCGGCTCCGACCTCGCGGGCATGAAGTCCACCGCCAAACTCTCCGAGGACGGCACGCACTACGTCCTCAACGGCGCCAAGACCTTCATCACCGGCGGCGTCCACGCCGACAAGGTGATCGTCTGCGCCCGCACCGCCCCGCCCACGGCCGAGGACCGCCGCTTCGGCATCTCGCTGTTCGCCGTGGACACCAAGTCCGAGGGCTACTCCGTCGGCCGCAAGCTCGACAAGCTCGGCCTGCGCACCTCCGACACCGCCGAGCTGGCCTTCGTCGACGTCAAGGTCCCCGTGGAGGACCTCCTCGGCGAGGAGAACAAGGGCTTCTACTACCTCGGCGCCAACCTGCCCTCCGAGCGCTGGGGCATCGCCTACGGTGCCTACGCGCAGGCCAAGGCCGCCGTCCGCTTCGCCCAGCAGTACGTCCAGGAGCGCACCGTCTTCGGCAAGCCGGTCGCCGCCTTCCAGAACACCAAGTTCGAGCTGGCCGCCTGCCAGGCCGAGGTGGACGCCGCCGAGGCGGTCGCCGACCGCGCGCTGGAGGCGCTCGACGCCGGCGAGCTGACCGCCGCCGAGGCCGCCAGCGCCAAGCTGTTCTGCACCGAGGTCGCCCACCGCGTCATCGACCGCTGCCTCCAACTGCACGGCGGTTACGGCTACATGAACGAGTACCCGATCGCCCGCCTGTACGCCGACAACCGCGTCAACCGCATTTACGGCGGTACCAGCGAGGTCATGAAGATGATCATCGCCAAGGACATGGGCCTGTAA
- a CDS encoding acyl-CoA thioesterase, whose product MSEALQSLLDLLDLERIEQDIFRGRSQSAVVPRVFGGQVAAQALVAAGRTVPADRHAHSLHAYFLRPGDPHVPIVYNVDRLHDGRSFTTRRVVAVQHGKPIFVLSASFQTYEEGLDHQAPMPPAPDPATLPTGEERLRGYPHLPPQVVERFLEARAAVDLRHVDDPPFGRFGEPREAHSQVWFRTNGKLEGAVDEPLLHVVLATYVSDMTLLDSVLLAHGRGGWAVGDVVGASLDHAMWFHRPFRADEWLLYDQHSPSASGGRGLGQARIYTQDGRLAISVIQEGVVRVPR is encoded by the coding sequence ATGAGCGAGGCACTGCAGTCCCTGCTCGATCTGCTCGACCTGGAGCGGATCGAGCAGGACATCTTTCGCGGCCGGTCCCAGTCCGCCGTCGTCCCGCGCGTCTTCGGCGGACAGGTCGCGGCCCAGGCCCTGGTCGCCGCGGGGCGCACCGTCCCCGCGGACCGGCACGCGCACTCCCTGCACGCGTACTTCCTGCGCCCCGGTGACCCGCACGTCCCCATCGTCTACAACGTCGACCGCCTGCACGACGGCCGCTCCTTCACCACCCGCCGGGTGGTCGCCGTGCAGCACGGCAAGCCGATCTTCGTGCTGTCGGCGTCCTTCCAGACGTACGAGGAGGGCCTGGACCACCAGGCCCCGATGCCGCCCGCGCCGGACCCGGCCACGCTGCCCACCGGCGAGGAACGGCTGCGCGGCTACCCGCACCTGCCCCCGCAGGTCGTGGAGCGGTTCCTGGAGGCGCGGGCCGCGGTGGACCTGCGCCACGTCGACGACCCCCCGTTCGGCCGGTTCGGCGAGCCGCGCGAGGCGCACTCGCAGGTGTGGTTCCGCACCAACGGCAAGCTGGAGGGCGCCGTCGACGAGCCGCTGCTCCACGTCGTCCTCGCCACCTACGTCTCCGACATGACCCTGCTGGACTCGGTACTGCTCGCGCACGGCCGGGGCGGCTGGGCCGTCGGCGACGTCGTCGGGGCCTCCCTGGACCACGCCATGTGGTTCCACCGGCCCTTCCGCGCCGACGAGTGGCTGCTGTACGACCAGCACTCGCCCTCGGCCTCCGGCGGACGCGGCCTCGGCCAGGCGCGCATCTACACCCAGGACGGACGGCTGGCCATCTCGGTGATCCAGGAGGGCGTGGTCCGGGTGCCCCGGTGA
- a CDS encoding cation diffusion facilitator family transporter has protein sequence MARAGTAKAVHEAPGPADGGESTVTVIVAALANLGIALAKAVAGVISGSSAMLSEAAHSVADTVTEVLLLASLKRSARPADEDHPLGHGPERYIWALLAAVATFVGGAVFSLYDGIHTLVEGEELGDPLVSYVVLAVAFLLEGYSLRTGLRQARGEARRFKVPFGRYLRRTPDTAVKAVVLEDTAALAGLVLAAGGLLGGQLTGSGVWDGAASLCIGALLLYVAWVLGRSNAEFLIGRPLPRGVRDRIRAELLAVEHIEAVMELTTLVQGPREALVAAKIDFRDVATAAQIEWACEQAEQRLRETVPAVRRVYLDPTPGFAQRRSEGLNPWP, from the coding sequence ATGGCACGAGCGGGAACAGCGAAAGCGGTACACGAGGCACCCGGGCCGGCCGACGGCGGCGAGAGCACCGTCACGGTGATCGTCGCCGCCCTGGCCAATCTGGGCATCGCGCTGGCCAAGGCGGTCGCCGGAGTGATCAGCGGGTCCAGCGCGATGCTGTCGGAGGCCGCGCACTCGGTCGCCGACACCGTCACCGAGGTGCTGCTGCTGGCCTCCCTCAAACGCAGCGCCAGACCCGCTGACGAGGACCACCCCCTCGGCCACGGCCCCGAACGCTACATCTGGGCCCTGCTCGCCGCCGTCGCCACCTTCGTCGGCGGCGCCGTCTTCTCCCTCTACGACGGCATCCACACCCTGGTCGAGGGCGAGGAGCTCGGCGACCCGCTGGTGTCGTACGTCGTCCTCGCCGTCGCCTTCCTGCTGGAGGGCTACTCGCTGCGCACCGGGCTGCGGCAGGCGCGCGGCGAGGCGCGCCGCTTCAAGGTGCCCTTCGGGCGCTATCTGCGCCGCACCCCCGACACCGCCGTGAAGGCCGTCGTCCTGGAGGACACGGCCGCGCTGGCCGGGCTGGTGCTCGCCGCGGGCGGGCTGCTCGGCGGGCAGCTCACCGGATCGGGCGTCTGGGACGGCGCCGCCTCCCTGTGCATCGGCGCGCTGCTGCTGTACGTCGCCTGGGTGCTCGGGCGGTCCAACGCCGAGTTCCTCATCGGGCGCCCGCTGCCCCGCGGCGTGCGCGACCGGATCCGGGCGGAGCTGCTGGCGGTGGAGCACATCGAGGCCGTCATGGAGCTGACCACCCTGGTGCAGGGGCCGCGCGAGGCCCTGGTCGCCGCCAAGATCGACTTCCGGGACGTGGCGACGGCGGCCCAGATCGAGTGGGCCTGCGAGCAGGCCGAGCAGCGGCTGCGGGAGACGGTCCCGGCGGTGCGCCGGGTCTATCTGGACCCGACGCCGGGGTTCGCGCAGCGGCGGTCGGAGGGGTTGAACCCCTGGCCGTGA
- a CDS encoding phosphatase: MPISGTPSRAELVDHLVKTRIAGEVATPRENNLSHYRKLANGDRNFWLGLELGDRWTDEQDVLAVMSERVGVSDDPHHRYGQDTIDPELTVAALERMAGRLRKAADSGQRVLFATGHPGGLLDVHRATAAALRAAGCEIVVIPEGLVTDEGYVMQFADVAVLEHGASLWHTHSGEPMKAILTGLERAGRPLPDLVVADHGWAGYAGQHGVDSVGYADSNDPALFLAEAEGTLQVTVPLDDHVVSPRYYDPMTAYLLAEAGLS, translated from the coding sequence ATGCCGATATCCGGGACGCCCAGCCGCGCCGAACTCGTCGACCACCTCGTGAAGACCCGTATCGCGGGCGAGGTCGCCACCCCCCGCGAGAACAACCTCTCCCACTACCGGAAGCTGGCCAACGGCGACCGGAACTTCTGGCTCGGGCTGGAGCTCGGCGACCGCTGGACGGACGAGCAGGACGTCCTCGCGGTGATGTCCGAGCGGGTCGGCGTCAGCGACGACCCCCACCACCGGTACGGGCAGGACACCATCGACCCGGAGCTGACCGTCGCCGCGCTGGAGCGCATGGCCGGGCGGCTGCGCAAGGCCGCCGACAGCGGGCAGCGCGTGCTGTTCGCGACCGGCCACCCCGGCGGGCTGCTCGACGTGCACCGCGCGACGGCCGCCGCGCTGCGGGCGGCCGGCTGCGAGATCGTCGTCATCCCCGAGGGGCTGGTGACGGACGAGGGGTACGTCATGCAGTTCGCGGACGTGGCGGTGCTGGAGCACGGGGCCTCGCTGTGGCACACCCACTCCGGGGAGCCGATGAAGGCGATCCTGACCGGCCTGGAGCGGGCGGGCCGCCCGCTGCCGGACCTGGTCGTCGCCGACCACGGCTGGGCCGGGTACGCCGGGCAGCACGGGGTGGACTCCGTGGGGTACGCCGACAGCAACGACCCGGCCCTCTTCCTCGCCGAGGCCGAGGGCACCCTCCAGGTGACGGTGCCGCTCGACGACCACGTGGTCAGCCCGCGGTACTACGACCCGATGACGGCGTACCTGCTCGCGGAGGCGGGACTGAGCTGA
- a CDS encoding helix-turn-helix domain-containing protein: MALTASTPQEPAVPPTPPVPLAALLSREDLALRQIAGPAGPEVTIRWAQTSEMSDPYPYLLGGELLLTAGVHIPEAAAGDGGAPGPAADGHAGTYFDGYVSRIVAAGGAALGFGVAPVHDTVPRALVAACEAYALPLVEVAPRTTFSAVARAVWQLMAQARLAELRRVSEAQQSLAAAASRPDPVPSVLRRLAARLGGWAALYGPEGAEIAAAGREPDPGARQALAGLARVVTRGSSTTASDTLPGIHLSAYALGTGRGFVLGAAAPHREPGDHTIASVAAVLLSLLTGEHQSGTGAARSSALVRLLLGATPEAVAPLLGEDRWCVVHAAPDRGVPDPVAASALGAALGSPLVDPDRDVVRVLVPAGREPAAQPGWTLGVSAPAAAAGWPAADVQAARALARARATRVPLVRHGSRRAFADLVPADEAEAHARTLLGPLGENPALTETLRTWLSLHGSWDRTAVALSVHRNTVRQRIARCAALLGTDLDDPDVRMELWFALRREGPRGT; the protein is encoded by the coding sequence ATGGCGCTCACCGCGTCCACGCCGCAGGAACCGGCGGTTCCGCCCACGCCTCCGGTTCCCCTCGCGGCGCTGCTGTCCCGCGAGGACCTCGCGCTGCGCCAGATCGCCGGGCCCGCGGGGCCCGAGGTGACCATCCGCTGGGCGCAGACCTCGGAGATGTCCGACCCCTACCCGTATCTGCTGGGCGGCGAGCTGCTGCTGACCGCGGGCGTCCACATCCCCGAGGCGGCGGCGGGCGACGGGGGCGCCCCCGGCCCGGCCGCGGACGGGCACGCGGGGACGTACTTCGACGGCTATGTCTCCCGGATCGTGGCGGCGGGCGGCGCGGCGCTCGGCTTCGGCGTGGCACCCGTGCACGACACCGTGCCGCGGGCGCTGGTCGCGGCCTGCGAGGCATATGCGCTGCCGCTGGTGGAGGTGGCGCCGCGGACGACGTTCTCGGCGGTGGCCCGCGCGGTGTGGCAACTGATGGCGCAGGCGCGGCTGGCCGAACTGCGCCGCGTCTCGGAGGCCCAGCAGAGCCTGGCCGCCGCGGCCTCCCGGCCCGATCCGGTGCCCTCGGTGCTGCGCCGGCTCGCCGCCCGCCTCGGCGGCTGGGCCGCGCTGTACGGACCGGAGGGCGCCGAGATCGCGGCGGCGGGCCGCGAGCCGGACCCCGGGGCCCGCCAGGCGCTGGCCGGGCTCGCCCGGGTCGTCACCCGGGGCTCCTCGACCACCGCCAGCGACACCCTCCCCGGCATCCATCTGTCCGCCTACGCCCTCGGCACCGGGCGGGGCTTCGTGCTCGGCGCCGCCGCCCCGCACCGGGAGCCGGGCGACCACACCATCGCCTCGGTCGCCGCGGTGCTGCTCTCGCTGCTCACCGGCGAGCACCAGAGCGGTACGGGGGCGGCCCGCTCCTCGGCGCTCGTCCGGCTGCTGCTGGGCGCCACGCCCGAGGCGGTCGCGCCGCTGCTCGGCGAGGACCGGTGGTGCGTGGTGCACGCGGCCCCCGACCGGGGCGTCCCCGACCCGGTGGCCGCCTCGGCGCTGGGCGCCGCGCTCGGGTCGCCGCTGGTCGACCCGGACCGGGACGTCGTACGGGTGCTCGTCCCGGCCGGCCGTGAACCGGCCGCGCAGCCCGGCTGGACCCTGGGCGTCAGCGCCCCGGCCGCCGCGGCCGGCTGGCCGGCCGCCGACGTCCAGGCGGCCCGCGCGCTGGCCCGCGCCCGCGCCACCCGCGTGCCGCTGGTCCGCCACGGCAGCCGGCGCGCCTTCGCCGATCTGGTCCCCGCCGACGAGGCCGAGGCGCACGCCCGTACGCTGCTCGGCCCCCTCGGGGAGAACCCGGCCCTGACCGAGACGCTGCGCACCTGGCTGTCCCTGCACGGAAGCTGGGACCGCACCGCGGTCGCCCTGTCCGTGCACCGCAACACGGTCCGGCAGCGCATCGCCCGCTGCGCCGCCCTGCTCGGCACCGACCTGGACGACCCGGACGTACGGATGGAGCTGTGGTTCGCGCTGCGGCGGGAGGGGCCCCGGGGGACGTGA
- a CDS encoding sodium:solute symporter — protein sequence MAVDYIVIVVYLAGMLAMGWWGMRRAKSKSEFLVAGRRLGPAMYSGTMAAIVLGGASTIGGVGLGYQYGLSGAWMVITIGLGLLALSVFFSARIARLKVYTVSEMLDLRYGGKAGVISGVVMWAYTLMLAVTSTIAYATIFDVLFDVNRSLAIVLGGSIVVAYSTLGGMWSITLTDMVQFVVKTIGVLLLLLPIAVVKAGGFSEMKAELPTSYFDPLGVGGETIFTYVLIYTFGMLIGQDIWQRVFTARNDRTAKWGGTVAGTYCLAYAVAGAIIGTAAKVLYPELGSPDDAFATIVKDELPVGVRGLVLAAALAAVMSTSSGALIACATVANNDIWSRLRGVVKRSEGLSAEGEAHDEVKGNRAFILLMGVAVICAAIAVNDVVEALTVAYNLLVGGLLVPILGGLLWKRGTAQGALAAVAVGGLAVIGLMAGYGVLANEPVYYGLLASLAAYVAVSLATKPTDEAVLAAWRERLAGRAPETAPQPAPAHQ from the coding sequence ATGGCCGTCGACTACATCGTGATCGTCGTCTATCTGGCCGGCATGCTGGCCATGGGCTGGTGGGGCATGCGCCGCGCCAAGTCCAAGAGCGAGTTCCTGGTCGCCGGGCGGCGCCTGGGGCCCGCCATGTACTCCGGCACCATGGCGGCGATCGTCCTCGGCGGCGCGTCCACCATCGGCGGGGTCGGCCTCGGCTACCAGTACGGCCTCTCCGGCGCCTGGATGGTGATCACCATCGGTCTCGGCCTGCTGGCCCTGTCCGTCTTCTTCTCCGCCCGCATCGCCCGGCTGAAGGTCTACACCGTCTCCGAAATGCTCGACCTGCGATACGGCGGCAAGGCGGGCGTCATCTCGGGTGTCGTGATGTGGGCCTACACGCTGATGCTGGCCGTCACCTCGACCATCGCCTACGCCACGATCTTCGACGTCCTGTTCGACGTCAACCGCTCCCTCGCCATCGTGCTCGGCGGCTCGATCGTCGTCGCCTACTCCACGCTCGGCGGCATGTGGTCCATCACCCTCACCGACATGGTGCAGTTCGTGGTGAAGACCATCGGCGTGCTGCTCCTGCTGCTGCCCATCGCCGTCGTCAAGGCCGGCGGCTTCAGCGAGATGAAGGCCGAGCTGCCCACCTCCTACTTCGACCCGCTGGGCGTCGGCGGCGAGACGATCTTCACCTATGTGCTGATCTACACCTTCGGCATGCTCATCGGGCAGGACATCTGGCAGCGCGTCTTCACCGCGCGCAACGACAGGACCGCCAAGTGGGGCGGCACCGTCGCGGGCACCTACTGCCTCGCCTACGCCGTCGCCGGCGCGATCATCGGCACGGCCGCCAAGGTGCTCTACCCCGAGCTGGGCAGCCCCGACGACGCTTTCGCCACCATCGTCAAGGACGAACTCCCCGTCGGCGTGCGCGGCCTGGTCCTGGCCGCCGCCCTGGCCGCCGTCATGTCGACCTCCTCCGGTGCCCTCATCGCCTGCGCCACCGTCGCCAACAACGACATCTGGTCGCGGCTGCGGGGCGTGGTCAAGCGCTCGGAGGGACTCTCGGCGGAAGGGGAGGCGCACGACGAGGTCAAGGGCAACCGCGCCTTCATCCTCCTCATGGGCGTCGCCGTCATCTGCGCCGCCATCGCGGTCAACGACGTCGTCGAGGCGCTGACCGTCGCCTACAACCTGCTCGTCGGCGGCCTCCTCGTCCCGATCCTCGGCGGCCTGCTGTGGAAGCGCGGCACCGCGCAGGGCGCGCTCGCCGCCGTCGCGGTCGGCGGGCTCGCGGTGATCGGCCTGATGGCCGGCTACGGCGTCCTCGCCAACGAGCCCGTCTACTACGGCCTGCTGGCCTCCCTCGCCGCCTACGTCGCCGTCTCCCTGGCGACGAAGCCGACCGACGAGGCCGTCCTCGCCGCCTGGCGCGAACGGCTCGCCGGGCGGGCCCCCGAGACCGCACCCCAACCGGCTCCGGCTCACCAGTAG
- the speB gene encoding agmatinase: MSSNETPRGPVDSSRVPRYAGPATFARLPRLDEVGTADVAVVGVPFDSGVSYRPGARFGGNAIREASRLLRPYNPAQDASPFALAQVADGGDIAVNPFNINEAVETIEAAADDLLGTGARLMTLGGDHTIALPLLRSVAKKHGPVALLHFDAHLDTWDTYFGAEYTHGAPFRRAVEEGILDTEALSHVGTRGPLYGKQDLTDDEKMGFGIVTSADVYRRGADEVADQLRQRIGDRPLYISIDIDCLDPAHAPGTGTPEAGGMTSRELLEILRGLASCNLVSADVVEVAPAYDHAEITSVAASHTAYELTTIMSRQIAAAREENEGK; encoded by the coding sequence ATGAGCAGCAACGAGACGCCCCGCGGCCCCGTCGACTCCTCGCGCGTCCCGCGGTACGCCGGCCCCGCGACCTTCGCCCGGCTGCCCCGCCTGGACGAGGTCGGCACCGCCGACGTCGCCGTGGTGGGCGTGCCGTTCGACTCGGGCGTCTCCTACCGGCCCGGCGCCCGCTTCGGCGGCAACGCCATCCGCGAGGCGTCCCGCCTGCTGCGCCCCTACAACCCGGCGCAGGACGCCTCCCCGTTCGCCCTCGCGCAGGTCGCCGACGGCGGCGACATAGCCGTCAACCCCTTCAACATCAACGAGGCCGTCGAGACGATCGAGGCCGCCGCCGACGACCTGCTCGGCACCGGAGCCCGTCTGATGACCCTGGGCGGCGACCACACCATCGCCCTGCCGCTCCTGCGCTCGGTGGCCAAGAAGCACGGCCCGGTCGCCCTGCTCCACTTCGACGCCCACCTGGACACCTGGGACACCTACTTCGGCGCCGAGTACACGCACGGCGCGCCGTTCCGCCGCGCGGTGGAGGAGGGCATCCTCGACACCGAGGCGCTCTCCCACGTCGGCACCCGCGGCCCGCTGTACGGCAAGCAGGACCTCACCGACGACGAGAAGATGGGCTTCGGCATCGTCACCTCCGCGGACGTCTACCGCCGCGGCGCCGACGAGGTCGCCGACCAGCTCCGCCAGCGCATCGGCGACCGCCCGCTGTACATCTCCATCGACATCGACTGCCTGGACCCGGCGCACGCGCCCGGCACCGGCACCCCGGAGGCGGGCGGCATGACCTCCCGCGAACTGCTGGAGATCCTGCGCGGCCTGGCATCCTGCAACCTGGTGTCGGCGGACGTCGTCGAGGTGGCCCCCGCGTACGACCACGCGGAGATCACGTCGGTGGCGGCCTCCCACACCGCGTACGAACTGACCACGATCATGTCCCGCCAGATCGCGGCGGCCCGTGAGGAGAACGAGGGCAAGTGA
- a CDS encoding thiamine pyrophosphate-binding protein produces the protein MTHDHDLVLRPTSAQTEAALNPPPGRNGGDLVVETLAGLGATTVFGLPGQHALGMFDALRRSDLRYVGLRVENNAGFAADAYGRITGEAAPLLLSTGPGALTSLAALQEAAAASAPVLAIGSQIPTAGLGGGRHGYLHELPDQAASFRGVVKSVHTVRAQSQIPSAIAAAWKSALTAPHGPVWVEIPQDVLLAPASLPVVTGVDATPDELVPRPELTAVAADLLSRAARPAIIAGGGVVRADASGKLRLLAERLSAPVVTTFGGKGAFPWEHPLSLQSWLEDRHTTDFLEDADVLLVVGSGLGELSSNYHTFKPRGRVVQIEADLGKLESNHPALGIHADARLALQALLETVEEREDPTAPERVRDLLARVRARLASQDLGLEQQVLASVRRALPADAPSFWDMTILAYWAWSAFDAKSPNTMHSAQGAGGLGYGFPAALGAAAADPTRPVLAVSGDGGALYSIAELATARQYDLNVTWLIVDDGGYGILREYMTDAFGQATATELTRPDYVALAESFGVPGVRTSPETLEADLAEALASPGPSVVVLPAVLRMFAPTHLG, from the coding sequence GTGACCCACGACCACGACCTGGTGCTCCGTCCCACGTCCGCCCAGACGGAGGCCGCGCTCAATCCTCCTCCCGGCCGCAACGGCGGAGACCTGGTCGTGGAGACCCTGGCCGGGCTCGGCGCGACGACCGTCTTCGGCCTGCCCGGCCAGCACGCCCTCGGCATGTTCGACGCCCTGCGCCGCTCGGACCTGCGCTACGTGGGCCTGCGCGTGGAGAACAACGCGGGCTTCGCCGCCGACGCCTACGGCCGGATCACCGGCGAGGCCGCCCCGCTGCTGCTGTCCACGGGCCCGGGCGCGCTGACGTCCCTGGCCGCGCTCCAGGAGGCGGCGGCGGCCTCCGCCCCCGTGCTGGCGATCGGCAGCCAGATCCCGACGGCCGGCCTCGGCGGGGGCCGCCACGGCTATCTGCACGAACTCCCCGACCAGGCGGCCTCCTTCCGCGGCGTGGTGAAGTCCGTCCACACGGTCCGCGCCCAGTCCCAGATCCCCTCCGCGATCGCCGCTGCCTGGAAGTCGGCGCTGACCGCCCCGCACGGCCCCGTGTGGGTGGAGATCCCGCAGGACGTCCTGCTGGCGCCCGCCTCGCTGCCGGTGGTGACCGGCGTCGACGCGACCCCCGACGAGCTGGTCCCGCGCCCGGAGCTGACGGCGGTGGCCGCCGACCTCCTCTCCCGGGCCGCCCGCCCGGCGATCATCGCCGGCGGCGGAGTGGTCCGCGCGGACGCCTCCGGCAAGCTGCGCCTGCTGGCGGAGCGGCTGTCGGCCCCCGTGGTGACCACCTTCGGCGGCAAGGGCGCGTTCCCCTGGGAGCACCCGCTCTCCCTCCAGTCCTGGCTGGAGGACCGCCACACCACCGACTTCCTGGAGGACGCGGACGTCCTGCTGGTCGTCGGCTCGGGCCTGGGCGAACTCTCCTCCAACTACCACACCTTCAAGCCGCGCGGCCGGGTCGTCCAGATCGAGGCGGACCTCGGCAAACTGGAGTCCAACCACCCGGCCCTCGGCATCCACGCCGACGCCCGCCTGGCGCTCCAGGCCCTGCTGGAGACCGTCGAGGAGCGCGAGGACCCCACGGCGCCCGAGCGGGTACGTGACCTGCTGGCCCGGGTCCGCGCCCGCCTCGCCTCCCAGGACCTGGGGCTGGAGCAGCAGGTGCTCGCCTCGGTCCGCAGGGCCCTGCCCGCGGACGCGCCCTCCTTCTGGGACATGACGATCCTCGCCTACTGGGCCTGGTCGGCGTTCGACGCCAAGTCCCCCAACACCATGCACTCGGCCCAGGGCGCCGGCGGCCTGGGTTACGGCTTCCCGGCCGCCCTCGGCGCGGCGGCGGCGGACCCGACCCGCCCCGTCCTGGCGGTGTCGGGAGACGGCGGGGCCCTGTACTCCATCGCGGAACTGGCGACCGCCCGCCAGTACGACCTGAACGTCACCTGGCTCATCGTCGACGACGGCGGCTACGGCATCCTGCGCGAGTACATGACCGATGCCTTCGGCCAGGCCACGGCGACGGAACTGACCCGCCCGGACTACGTGGCCCTGGCGGAGTCCTTCGGGGTGCCCGGCGTGCGCACGTCCCCCGAGACCCTGGAGGCCGACCTGGCGGAGGCGCTGGCGTCGCCGGGGCCGTCGGTGGTCGTACTACCGGCGGTGCTGCGGATGTTCGCGCCGACGCACCTGGGCTGA